The proteins below are encoded in one region of Malaclemys terrapin pileata isolate rMalTer1 chromosome 8, rMalTer1.hap1, whole genome shotgun sequence:
- the SHISAL2A gene encoding protein shisa-like-2A isoform X1 translates to MSSACTSYLSPDGALVSGFSCPRADGEASAVYCCGFQDVKYCCDDPNSFFPYEHGYMWWLSVGALVGLSIAAVVLLAFLITVCVLCYLFISTKPRSKLDTGLSLQTTGRETRGSSL, encoded by the exons ATGAGCTCCGCCTGCACCAGCTACCTGAGCCCCGACGGGGCGTTGGTGAGCGGCTTCAGCTGCCCGCGGGCGGACGGCGAGGCGAGCGCCGTGTACTGCTGCGGCTTCCAGGACGTCAAGTACTGCTGCGATGACCCCAACAGCTTCTTCCCCTACGAGCACGGCTACATGTGGTGGCTCAG TGTTGGTGCACTTGTGGGTCTGTCGATAGCAGCGGTGGTCCTGCTTGCTTTTCTCATAACAGTGTGTGTTCTCTGTTACTTGTTTATCAGTACAAAGCCACGCAGCAAGCTGGATACAGGTTTAAGCTTGCAGACAACAG